Proteins encoded in a region of the Corynebacterium breve genome:
- a CDS encoding ABC transporter permease has product MNVKDIPAGTFTPAPQRASALSMSLAQGAIESKLLFRNGEQILLSLFIPIAALIATTKLPLLGEVTLDDIVPMVLAIAATSAGFTGQGISLAFDRRYGALKRNGASGVPRWTTIVGKILGVLAMAIVQVVLISLIAFVLGWRVSPLEFVLGVIALIVGVIAFTSLGLLMGGTLSSEVVLALGNLLWLVLVGIAGYVVSTGDITSPGAWIIVPSVALTTALIAAFQGSIHLAAWASLFIWTALATTAAVKWFRFDG; this is encoded by the coding sequence ATGAACGTAAAAGATATCCCGGCAGGCACATTTACCCCCGCACCGCAGCGCGCGTCGGCTTTGAGCATGTCGCTCGCGCAGGGCGCCATCGAAAGTAAGCTGCTGTTTCGCAATGGTGAACAGATACTCCTGAGCTTGTTCATCCCGATCGCTGCGCTCATCGCCACCACCAAATTGCCTCTGCTGGGCGAGGTAACCTTGGACGATATCGTCCCGATGGTGCTTGCGATTGCTGCGACCAGCGCAGGCTTCACGGGGCAAGGCATTTCCCTCGCCTTCGATCGACGCTATGGTGCGCTCAAACGAAATGGAGCGTCTGGGGTCCCTCGCTGGACGACGATCGTGGGAAAGATCCTTGGCGTACTCGCGATGGCTATTGTCCAAGTGGTATTGATATCTCTCATAGCGTTTGTACTTGGCTGGCGCGTTTCGCCTCTCGAGTTTGTTCTCGGAGTGATAGCCCTCATAGTTGGCGTGATTGCATTTACGTCGCTGGGGCTGCTGATGGGCGGCACATTGAGCTCGGAAGTCGTGCTTGCACTTGGCAACCTTTTATGGCTGGTCCTTGTCGGCATTGCGGGCTATGTGGTTTCTACCGGCGATATCACTTCGCCAGGAGCATGGATTATTGTCCCCTCGGTCGCTTTGACCACTGCGCTCATCGCCGCCTTTCAGGGCTCAATTCACCTAGCCGCATGGGCATCGCTGTTTATCTGGACTGCATTAGCGACGACCGCTGCAGTCAAATGGTTCCGTTTTGACGGGTAA